The following coding sequences are from one Nonlabens arenilitoris window:
- a CDS encoding formimidoylglutamase: MMNYFHFATREELLSFNGNRASINDFTGVESEDDSTTFAQAVDSCTSLAELKESPSDYVIIGIPEDIGVRANLGRAGASQAWDAFLSSFLNLQHHSDNDSSRFCVLGHVVLNDLMDECQTLNANSHKERIQLSEAVQMIDQRVSTIVKEIKDLGKLPILIGGGHNNCYPILKAFNGIDVINIDAHTDLRVANGRHSGNGFSHALEKGYLRNYFMIGLQENYLSKSMRKILHDDLRLSYIAYQYDYTNIAEGVQLAIDHIDSTNYGLEIDMDVVANFPSSAQSPIGFSIERLRKTVKEILEVSDEMPRYIHICEAAPIYGYPNQVGKALANLVNDLP, from the coding sequence ATGATGAATTATTTTCACTTTGCAACGAGAGAAGAACTTCTTTCTTTTAATGGTAATAGGGCTTCTATTAATGATTTTACTGGTGTTGAGTCAGAAGATGATTCAACCACATTTGCACAAGCTGTAGATAGTTGTACCAGTCTAGCTGAGTTAAAGGAATCTCCATCAGATTACGTTATTATAGGAATTCCAGAAGATATAGGTGTGCGAGCTAACTTAGGTAGGGCAGGAGCTTCACAGGCATGGGATGCTTTTTTATCTTCTTTCCTCAATTTGCAACATCATTCAGATAATGATTCAAGTCGTTTTTGTGTTTTAGGTCATGTTGTATTAAATGATTTAATGGATGAGTGTCAAACACTTAATGCAAATAGTCACAAGGAAAGAATACAACTAAGTGAGGCAGTTCAAATGATAGATCAACGTGTCTCTACTATTGTAAAAGAAATAAAAGACTTAGGGAAACTACCTATTTTAATAGGTGGTGGACACAATAATTGTTATCCTATATTAAAAGCTTTTAATGGTATAGATGTCATTAACATTGACGCACATACCGATTTAAGAGTTGCTAATGGAAGACACAGCGGTAATGGCTTTTCTCATGCATTAGAAAAAGGCTATTTGCGTAATTATTTTATGATAGGATTACAGGAGAATTACTTGAGTAAATCGATGCGAAAAATTTTACATGATGATCTAAGGCTTTCTTACATTGCATACCAGTATGATTATACTAATATAGCTGAAGGTGTTCAACTTGCCATAGATCATATAGATTCTACTAATTACGGACTTGAAATAGATATGGATGTTGTTGCTAATTTTCCGTCTAGTGCACAATCTCCTATTGGGTTTTCAATAGAAAGATTGCGCAAAACGGTTAAGGAAATACTAGAAGTAAGCGATGAGATGCCTCGATATATCCATATTTGCGAAGCAGCTCCTATTTACGGTTACCCTAATCAGGTAGGTAAAGCACTGGCTAACTTGGTAAACGATTTGCCATAA
- a CDS encoding VOC family protein: MNLNQVTVPSLDLERSIPFYEKLGLKLIVKSLPHYARFECPDGKSTFSIHQTDELPQGEGIYVYFECEDLDQKMESLIELDVEFYMKPKNQPWLWREARLKDMDGNLIILYYAGENRLNPPWRIN; this comes from the coding sequence ATGAATTTAAATCAGGTCACTGTTCCGTCGTTAGATTTAGAAAGATCTATTCCTTTTTATGAAAAGTTAGGATTAAAACTTATTGTTAAGTCTTTACCACATTATGCAAGATTTGAATGTCCAGATGGTAAGTCAACTTTTTCTATTCATCAAACAGATGAATTGCCTCAAGGTGAAGGTATTTATGTTTATTTTGAATGTGAAGACCTGGACCAGAAAATGGAAAGTCTTATTGAATTAGATGTTGAGTTTTATATGAAACCTAAAAATCAACCGTGGTTATGGAGAGAAGCTAGATTAAAGGATATGGATGGAAATTTAATCATTCTTTATTATGCTGGCGAGAATAGACTTAATCCACCATGGAGAATTAATTAA